The following are encoded in a window of Kitasatospora sp. NBC_01250 genomic DNA:
- a CDS encoding MFS transporter: MHIVGNPNARPGGSRAVFLVVAAAVFVSNLDLFIVNVALPAMNQHFHGSTLTSLSWVLNGYAIVFAALLVPAGRLADRVGHRGAFLAGLALFTLSSALCALAPGVGWLVGARLLQALGGALLMPTSLALLLDATEPQRRPGAVRAWASIGGIAAGLGPVLGGLLVEADWRWVFLVNLPVGAAGLVAGLRVLPRPRARSQGPWPDLVGALLLTAAIALLAIGLVKSDGWGWGSARVIGSLAGAVVLTAGFLLRSARHPAPVVELPLLRVPVFAAANATALLFTIAFSGMLLTSVLWCQQVWGYSALRTGLAMAPGPLLVPPITLGAGPLLRRLGHGRLAALGLLCFTAGIAWWIATVRTTPGYAGELLPGMLLTGVGVALTLPTLIGAAATALPPTRFATGSAVTTMGRQIGAVVGVAVVVSVLGTPRSAQQALDAFRHAWIAVVVATVLAVATALVLAAVQRRTGAGTAAGAAPTAEASVAPAAAGSR; the protein is encoded by the coding sequence ATGCACATAGTTGGAAATCCAAACGCGCGACCGGGCGGCTCCCGCGCCGTCTTCCTCGTCGTGGCCGCCGCCGTCTTCGTCTCCAACCTCGACCTCTTCATCGTCAACGTCGCGCTGCCCGCGATGAACCAGCACTTCCACGGCAGCACGCTGACCTCGCTCTCCTGGGTGCTCAACGGCTACGCCATCGTCTTCGCCGCCCTGCTGGTGCCCGCCGGGCGGCTGGCCGACCGGGTGGGCCACCGCGGTGCCTTCCTGGCCGGGCTGGCGCTGTTCACGCTCTCCTCCGCGCTCTGCGCGCTGGCGCCCGGCGTCGGCTGGCTGGTCGGCGCCCGCCTGCTGCAGGCGCTCGGCGGTGCGCTGCTGATGCCCACTTCGCTGGCGCTGCTGCTGGACGCCACCGAGCCGCAGCGGCGACCCGGCGCCGTCCGGGCCTGGGCGTCGATCGGCGGGATCGCGGCCGGCCTGGGCCCGGTGCTCGGCGGGCTGCTGGTCGAGGCCGACTGGCGCTGGGTCTTCCTGGTCAACCTGCCGGTCGGGGCGGCCGGGCTGGTGGCCGGCCTGCGGGTGCTGCCCCGGCCCCGCGCCCGGAGCCAGGGCCCGTGGCCCGACCTGGTCGGCGCGCTGCTGCTGACCGCCGCCATCGCGCTGCTCGCGATCGGCCTGGTCAAGTCGGACGGCTGGGGCTGGGGATCGGCCCGGGTGATCGGCAGCCTGGCCGGGGCCGTCGTCCTGACGGCCGGCTTCCTGCTGCGCTCCGCCCGGCACCCCGCGCCGGTGGTCGAACTGCCCCTGCTGCGGGTGCCGGTCTTCGCCGCCGCCAACGCGACGGCGCTGCTCTTCACCATCGCGTTCTCCGGCATGCTGCTGACCTCGGTGCTCTGGTGCCAGCAGGTCTGGGGCTACTCCGCGTTGCGCACCGGGCTCGCCATGGCGCCCGGGCCGCTGCTGGTGCCGCCGATCACGCTGGGCGCCGGGCCGCTGCTGCGCCGCCTCGGGCACGGCCGGCTGGCGGCGCTCGGACTGCTCTGCTTCACGGCCGGGATCGCCTGGTGGATCGCGACGGTGCGGACCACTCCCGGGTACGCGGGCGAGCTGCTGCCCGGGATGCTGCTCACCGGCGTCGGGGTCGCGCTCACCCTGCCCACGCTGATCGGCGCGGCCGCCACCGCGCTGCCGCCCACCCGGTTCGCCACCGGCTCGGCAGTGACCACGATGGGCCGCCAGATCGGCGCGGTGGTCGGGGTCGCGGTGGTGGTCAGCGTGCTGGGCACCCCGCGCAGCGCGCAGCAGGCGCTGGACGCCTTCCGGCACGCCTGGATCGCGGTGGTCGTGGCGACCGTCCTGGCGGTGGCCACCGCCCTGGTGCTGGCCGCCGTGCAGCGCCGGACGGGCGCGGGCACCGCCGCGGGTGCCGCTCCGACGGCCGAAGCGTCCGTCGCCCCGGCCGCGGCCGGCTCACGCTGA